In Janibacter sp. CX7, a single genomic region encodes these proteins:
- a CDS encoding FAD-binding dehydrogenase: protein MDADAIVVGHGLAGLVATAELADAGRKVLLVDQESVANIGGQAHWSFGGLFFVDSPEQRRMGIKDSAELAHGDWMNTAGFDREEDHWPRQWAQAYLDFAGGEKRAWLHEQGMRWFPIVGWAERGDGSAHGHGNSVPRFHITWGTGPGVAAPFVRRVEEARERGLVTYAHRHRVDEIIVEGGAVTGVRGVELAPDDAERGVATNRDSIGGFELRAPVVLVASGGIGGNHDLVRANWPERLGTPPKHMVTGVPAHVDGRMIAITEAAGGNLINRDRMWHYVEGIRNWDPIWAGHGIRILPGPSSMWLDAEGTRLPAPLMPGYDTLGTLEHLRATGHDHSWFVTNRSVAGKEFALSGSEQNEDLTGKDVAGVLRKRSLADVTPSMQAFLDKGADFVLADTVEELVAKMNELVEEGEPRLDVAHVKRQLDERDAQLDNPYGKDAQIAAMRVARSYRGDKISKRAYPPHKLQDPKKGPLVGVKLHVLSRKTLGGFETDLSSRVLGHDGAPVPGLYAAGEAAGFGGGGLHGYRALEGTFLGGCIFSGRTAGRAMAQEIGD, encoded by the coding sequence ATGGATGCTGATGCCATCGTCGTGGGCCACGGGCTGGCCGGACTCGTCGCGACCGCGGAGCTGGCGGATGCCGGCCGCAAGGTCCTCCTCGTCGACCAGGAGAGCGTCGCCAACATCGGCGGTCAGGCGCACTGGTCCTTCGGTGGCCTCTTCTTCGTCGACAGCCCCGAGCAGCGCCGCATGGGCATCAAGGACTCGGCCGAGCTGGCCCACGGTGACTGGATGAACACCGCCGGCTTCGACCGCGAGGAGGACCACTGGCCGCGGCAGTGGGCGCAGGCCTACCTCGACTTCGCGGGCGGGGAGAAGCGGGCCTGGCTGCACGAGCAGGGCATGCGCTGGTTCCCCATCGTCGGCTGGGCCGAGCGCGGAGACGGCTCGGCCCACGGCCACGGCAACTCCGTGCCCCGCTTCCACATCACGTGGGGGACCGGTCCCGGTGTTGCGGCTCCCTTCGTCCGCAGGGTCGAGGAGGCCCGTGAGCGCGGACTGGTGACCTATGCCCACCGGCACCGCGTGGACGAGATCATCGTCGAAGGGGGTGCCGTCACCGGTGTCCGTGGGGTCGAGCTCGCGCCCGACGACGCCGAGCGTGGCGTGGCGACCAACCGCGACAGCATCGGTGGCTTCGAGCTGCGGGCCCCCGTCGTCCTCGTCGCCTCGGGCGGCATCGGCGGCAACCACGACCTCGTGCGCGCCAACTGGCCCGAGCGCCTCGGCACCCCGCCGAAGCACATGGTGACCGGCGTGCCGGCGCACGTCGACGGCCGGATGATCGCCATCACCGAGGCCGCCGGCGGCAACCTCATCAACCGCGACCGGATGTGGCACTACGTCGAAGGGATCCGCAACTGGGACCCCATCTGGGCCGGCCACGGCATCCGGATCCTGCCCGGGCCGAGCTCGATGTGGCTCGACGCCGAGGGCACCCGGCTGCCGGCCCCGCTCATGCCTGGCTACGACACCCTCGGCACGCTGGAGCACCTGCGTGCCACCGGTCACGACCACTCGTGGTTCGTCACCAACCGGTCGGTCGCGGGCAAGGAGTTCGCCCTCTCCGGCTCGGAGCAGAACGAGGACCTCACCGGCAAGGACGTCGCCGGGGTCCTGCGCAAGCGCTCGCTCGCCGACGTCACGCCGTCGATGCAGGCCTTCCTCGACAAGGGCGCCGACTTCGTCCTGGCCGACACCGTCGAGGAGCTCGTCGCGAAGATGAACGAGCTCGTCGAGGAGGGCGAGCCGCGGCTCGACGTCGCCCACGTCAAGCGGCAGCTCGACGAGCGCGACGCCCAGCTCGACAACCCCTATGGCAAGGACGCGCAGATCGCCGCGATGCGGGTCGCCCGCTCCTACCGCGGCGACAAGATCTCCAAGCGCGCCTACCCGCCGCACAAGCTGCAGGACCCGAAGAAGGGTCCGCTCGTCGGCGTCAAGCTGCACGTCCTCTCCCGCAAGACGCTCGGTGGCTTCGAGACCGACCTGTCCTCGCGGGTCCTCGGTCACGACGGCGCGCCGGTGCCGGGCCTCTACGCCGCCGGCGAGGCGGCCGGCTTCGGCGGTGGCGGCCTGCACGGCTACCGCGCCCTCGAGGGGACCTTCCTCGGTGGCTGCATCTTCTCCGGGCGCACGGCCGGTCGGGCGATGGCGCAGGAGATCGGCGACTGA
- a CDS encoding metallophosphoesterase encodes MSWTARLRLVAATLALVAAVVTGGLVTASLWPVTVETDYYAADVRLSPSWTDRSHIGTDTVVGSVSAQFAGIAPGVRVSPRVKPSITELVASGNLDAASLDVSPQERTRVITDAATGVGLRFAAGGVLGLLLCLGVVRLRRRTLPHRRTVVGASLVTAVTLSTLGLSAWRTYDPDRLVELRSSGLLQLAIANRDLLDDVEQRADQATPYLRNLLALSTAMQQEYAPEAEDDSAALKVLLVSDVHASNQYALMRTIVREQDIDVVIDSGDLINFGRVQEAGLSNLYRSISSLGVPYVFVSGNHDRSAVDDTQLLDDLAGTDGVTLLEPGSGEYQEIEVGGLRIAGFNDPRYYGDADDGSTDEQVAARDRWVEALGETEAPDITVSHEEPALDDAPGRLRVHGHGHVPQVSGNRLQVGTFTGGGTLSHFVGGPDAELVGQPSSFDVLTFDDRCRAQRLTRYEYRSVIEGRPSFDSLSVLNAARIVDAPEEGRTCGGDKATVRPLRP; translated from the coding sequence ATGTCCTGGACCGCTCGCCTGCGCCTCGTCGCCGCGACCCTGGCGCTCGTCGCCGCGGTCGTCACCGGTGGGCTCGTCACCGCCTCGCTGTGGCCCGTGACCGTCGAGACGGACTACTACGCCGCCGACGTGCGCCTGTCCCCGAGCTGGACGGACCGGTCCCACATCGGCACCGACACGGTCGTCGGCAGCGTGTCCGCGCAGTTCGCCGGCATCGCCCCCGGCGTGCGGGTCTCGCCGCGGGTCAAGCCCTCGATCACCGAGCTCGTCGCCTCGGGCAACCTCGACGCCGCGAGCCTCGACGTCAGCCCGCAGGAGCGCACCCGGGTCATCACCGACGCCGCGACCGGGGTCGGGCTGCGCTTCGCCGCCGGTGGCGTGCTCGGTCTGCTCCTGTGCCTCGGCGTGGTCCGGCTGCGCCGTCGCACGCTCCCGCACCGCCGGACCGTCGTCGGCGCGAGCCTCGTCACCGCGGTCACCCTGTCGACCCTGGGCCTGTCGGCCTGGCGCACCTACGACCCCGACCGGCTCGTCGAGCTGCGCTCGAGCGGGCTGCTCCAGCTGGCCATCGCCAACCGCGACCTCCTCGACGACGTCGAGCAGCGGGCCGACCAGGCCACGCCCTACCTGCGCAACCTCCTCGCGCTGTCGACGGCGATGCAGCAGGAGTACGCACCCGAGGCCGAGGACGACTCCGCCGCGCTCAAGGTGCTGCTCGTCTCCGACGTGCACGCCTCCAACCAGTACGCGCTCATGCGCACGATCGTGCGCGAGCAGGACATCGACGTCGTCATCGACTCCGGCGACCTGATCAACTTCGGTCGGGTGCAGGAGGCCGGGCTGAGCAACCTCTACCGGTCGATCTCCTCGCTCGGGGTCCCCTATGTCTTCGTCTCCGGCAACCACGACCGCAGCGCTGTCGACGACACCCAGCTGCTCGACGACCTCGCCGGCACCGACGGCGTGACGCTCCTCGAGCCGGGCTCGGGCGAGTACCAGGAGATCGAGGTCGGCGGCCTGCGGATCGCGGGCTTCAACGACCCGCGCTACTACGGCGACGCCGACGACGGCAGCACCGACGAGCAGGTCGCGGCGCGCGACCGGTGGGTCGAGGCCCTCGGCGAGACCGAGGCGCCGGACATCACCGTCTCCCACGAGGAGCCCGCGCTCGACGACGCTCCCGGCCGGCTGCGCGTCCACGGCCACGGGCACGTGCCGCAGGTGAGCGGCAACCGGCTGCAGGTCGGCACCTTCACCGGCGGCGGCACCCTCTCGCACTTCGTCGGCGGTCCCGATGCCGAGCTCGTCGGGCAGCCGAGCAGCTTCGACGTGCTGACCTTCGACGACCGGTGCCGGGCCCAGCGCCTGACCCGCTACGAGTACCGCTCGGTCATCGAGGGGCGGCCGAGCTTCGACTCGCTCTCCGTGCTCAACGCCGCCCGGATCGTCGACGCCCCCGAGGAGGGGCGCACCTGCGGCGGGGACAAGGCGACGGTCCGCCCCCTTCGGCCGTAG